The nucleotide window GGCAGAGGATGACGACACGTCCGAAGCGCATGCCGATGATGATGGCGACGTCCAACGCCCGATTGCCGCGGTGGCGGTGGATGACAGTAACGCGCCGGAGGCCGAGGTTCGGCAGGGTGCCGACGCCCTGGGCACGGAGGAGATCGGCGAGGACGATCCGTCGCAAACGCAGAGCCGGGGCCTGTCGCGACTGCTTGGAATAGGCAAACGCGCGCCCGAGGATGAAACGCGGCTCTTCAAAGAGACCGACAGCCAGATGGGCGACAAGGATGCCAGCATGCGGCGCACCGCGATCCAGCATCTGCGGGCTGCCGTGGCCGCGACCAAGGCAGAGAAAATCGCCGGCGTGGATGTCGATCAGGGCGTGGACGACGCGCCTTACCGCTCGGACCTGGCCGAAGTCGTGCGCCCGCGCCGGCCGAATGCACCATCGGCCTCTTCCAGGTCAGCACGTCCGAACGAGGAGCGTCCCGCGCCGCTGAAACTTGTTGCCGAGCAGCGCGTCGATACCGAACGGGCGCCGGTGCGGCCGCGGCGCGTGTCCTCGATACACGCAAACGTGTCTTCGTCTGACGACGGCGGTTTTACCGCCTTTGCGGAGGAGATGGGCGCGACCAGACTGTCCGAGCTGCTGGAGGCCGCGGCGGCGTATATGTCCGATGTCGAAGGCCACTCCGAATTCACGCGCCCGATGTTGATGGGCAAACTGAAGGAAGCGAAGAACGGCAATTACAGCCGCGAGGATGGCCTGCGCTCGTTCGGCCAGCTGTTGCGCGAAGGCAAGCTGCGCAAGGTGCAGGGGGGCCGGTTCTCGGCCACGGAAGAGACCGAGTTTCGCGCCCAGGCCCGCAACGTCGGCTGACATGTGGCGGCAGACCTGAAAAGCCCCGGTCGTGTGCCGGGGCTTTTGCCGTTTCAGTGAATTCCGCTGAACGCCTGGCGTCGCACGTCGCAGGGCGCCTGGCCGTACTTTCGTTGAAACCAGCGCTTCATCAGCGTGACGTTGGAAAATCCGCAGGCAAGGGCAACCTCGCCCAACGGCAAGGCGGTCTGCATCATCAGGTCGTTGGCCCGGTCAAGCCGCAGGTCACGGTATACCTTCAAGGGCGAACGGCCAAGTTTCTCGGAAAAGCCGCGCTCCAGTTTTCGCGCGGAAATCCCAATTATTTCAGCAATTTGAGCAACGCTCAGCGTATCTTCGATATGGTCTTCCATGATCTGAAGCGCATCCGTTATCACGTCGCAGCCCTGCGCCAGGCGCTGCATCCGCCAGCGCTCGCCAGACCCGGCGGCGGGTTGGGTGCCGGTCTCTTGCAGGCCGAGGTCGCAGGCCAGTGCGACTTCGGTGAACTTGCCCTCGCGGGCGCCGATCAACTCGACCATCATCCGCATGGCGGCGGCAGGCCCCGTGGCACTGCTGAGCGCCTTGTGATGGCAGGTGGTGTCGTCATGCATCTCGACATTGGCGCAGCTTTCCTGAACGCCGGCGCGAAAGGCGGAATGCACCGAAACGCGCTTGGCCCCCAGGACTCCGGCGGCCAGCGGCACGAAGACGGCGCCGCCGACGACGCAGACCCGCGCCGCGTTGCGGATGGCCGCCCGCAGCGGCGACAGGTCGGACTTGGCGGGGCGCCAGGGCTGATCGGTTCCGCCGACCAGGACGAGCACCTGGTGCGGAGCGCAGAGGGTCATGTCGCGGCAGGCCCGCCGGGTCGCGTCGATCAGTGACCAGCTGTAGATGTCCT belongs to Roseovarius sp. THAF27 and includes:
- a CDS encoding helix-turn-helix domain-containing protein, whose translation is MYLSNLDPLGTPDPRPLRDQRSLSDTFVFVVQEASNAFVAETCIHVLRRANRILGQDIYSWSLIDATRRACRDMTLCAPHQVLVLVGGTDQPWRPAKSDLSPLRAAIRNAARVCVVGGAVFVPLAAGVLGAKRVSVHSAFRAGVQESCANVEMHDDTTCHHKALSSATGPAAAMRMMVELIGAREGKFTEVALACDLGLQETGTQPAAGSGERWRMQRLAQGCDVITDALQIMEDHIEDTLSVAQIAEIIGISARKLERGFSEKLGRSPLKVYRDLRLDRANDLMMQTALPLGEVALACGFSNVTLMKRWFQRKYGQAPCDVRRQAFSGIH